Proteins encoded together in one Mastacembelus armatus chromosome 15, fMasArm1.2, whole genome shotgun sequence window:
- the edaradd gene encoding ectodysplasin-A receptor-associated adapter protein isoform X2 yields MGDVTVSKMSTLRASKEPQDRPSSEPVEDTDTTSFMAAFSLEANYPVQVTDPHDTVTLHLSSMPSGYLSPSSDKIRQPVEDVEECTCPTSTSADYPKELQLLNSPCEKCCCPAPPPKISDLMNDKDLLDLLRLKLDPNHCTVKNWKNFASRWGMSYDELTMLEHRTQGSLSHSPTQEFLLRYNQKTVTELTELCRIYQRIDVLRLLQSWIEKDWPSRWQQAH; encoded by the exons ATGGGAGACGTCACAGTGTCAAAAATGAGCACTTTAAGGGCGTCTAAGGAACCACAAG ACAGACCCAGTTCTGAACCTGTGGAGGACACAGACACCACCAGCTTTATGGCAGCATTT TCTTTAGAGGCCAATTATCCAGTGCAAGTGACCGACCCTCATG ACACTGTAACACTCCACCTGAGCTCCATGCCGTCTGGATACCTGAGTCCCTCATCAGACAAAATAAGACAG CCAGTTGAAGATGTTGAGGAATGCACCTGCCCAACATCTACGTCAGCAG ATTATCCTAAAGAACTGCAGTTACTAAACAGCCCCTGTGAAAAGTGCTGCTGCCCAGCACCTCCTCCCAAAATCAGCGACCTCATGAATGACAAGGATCTTCTGGATTTACTGCGACTCAAACTGGATCCAAACCACTGCACCGTCAAAAACTGGAAGAACTTTGCAAGTCGCTGGGGGATGAGCTACGATGAACTGACCATGTTGGAGCACCGGACCCAGGGCTCATTGTCTCACAGCCCCACCCAAGAGTTCCTGCTGCGCTACAACCAGAAAACAGTTACTGAGCTCACTGAACTTTGCCGCATCTACCAGCGCATTGATGTGCTGCGACTGCTGCAAAGCTGGATAGAGAAGGACTGGCCATCACGTTGGCAACAGGCTCATTAA
- the edaradd gene encoding ectodysplasin-A receptor-associated adapter protein isoform X3: MAAFSLEANYPVQVTDPHADTVTLHLSSMPSGYLSPSSDKIRQPVEDVEECTCPTSTSADYPKELQLLNSPCEKCCCPAPPPKISDLMNDKDLLDLLRLKLDPNHCTVKNWKNFASRWGMSYDELTMLEHRTQGSLSHSPTQEFLLRYNQKTVTELTELCRIYQRIDVLRLLQSWIEKDWPSRWQQAH, from the exons ATGGCAGCATTT TCTTTAGAGGCCAATTATCCAGTGCAAGTGACCGACCCTCATG CAGACACTGTAACACTCCACCTGAGCTCCATGCCGTCTGGATACCTGAGTCCCTCATCAGACAAAATAAGACAG CCAGTTGAAGATGTTGAGGAATGCACCTGCCCAACATCTACGTCAGCAG ATTATCCTAAAGAACTGCAGTTACTAAACAGCCCCTGTGAAAAGTGCTGCTGCCCAGCACCTCCTCCCAAAATCAGCGACCTCATGAATGACAAGGATCTTCTGGATTTACTGCGACTCAAACTGGATCCAAACCACTGCACCGTCAAAAACTGGAAGAACTTTGCAAGTCGCTGGGGGATGAGCTACGATGAACTGACCATGTTGGAGCACCGGACCCAGGGCTCATTGTCTCACAGCCCCACCCAAGAGTTCCTGCTGCGCTACAACCAGAAAACAGTTACTGAGCTCACTGAACTTTGCCGCATCTACCAGCGCATTGATGTGCTGCGACTGCTGCAAAGCTGGATAGAGAAGGACTGGCCATCACGTTGGCAACAGGCTCATTAA
- the edaradd gene encoding ectodysplasin-A receptor-associated adapter protein isoform X1: MGDVTVSKMSTLRASKEPQDRPSSEPVEDTDTTSFMAAFSLEANYPVQVTDPHADTVTLHLSSMPSGYLSPSSDKIRQPVEDVEECTCPTSTSADYPKELQLLNSPCEKCCCPAPPPKISDLMNDKDLLDLLRLKLDPNHCTVKNWKNFASRWGMSYDELTMLEHRTQGSLSHSPTQEFLLRYNQKTVTELTELCRIYQRIDVLRLLQSWIEKDWPSRWQQAH; the protein is encoded by the exons ATGGGAGACGTCACAGTGTCAAAAATGAGCACTTTAAGGGCGTCTAAGGAACCACAAG ACAGACCCAGTTCTGAACCTGTGGAGGACACAGACACCACCAGCTTTATGGCAGCATTT TCTTTAGAGGCCAATTATCCAGTGCAAGTGACCGACCCTCATG CAGACACTGTAACACTCCACCTGAGCTCCATGCCGTCTGGATACCTGAGTCCCTCATCAGACAAAATAAGACAG CCAGTTGAAGATGTTGAGGAATGCACCTGCCCAACATCTACGTCAGCAG ATTATCCTAAAGAACTGCAGTTACTAAACAGCCCCTGTGAAAAGTGCTGCTGCCCAGCACCTCCTCCCAAAATCAGCGACCTCATGAATGACAAGGATCTTCTGGATTTACTGCGACTCAAACTGGATCCAAACCACTGCACCGTCAAAAACTGGAAGAACTTTGCAAGTCGCTGGGGGATGAGCTACGATGAACTGACCATGTTGGAGCACCGGACCCAGGGCTCATTGTCTCACAGCCCCACCCAAGAGTTCCTGCTGCGCTACAACCAGAAAACAGTTACTGAGCTCACTGAACTTTGCCGCATCTACCAGCGCATTGATGTGCTGCGACTGCTGCAAAGCTGGATAGAGAAGGACTGGCCATCACGTTGGCAACAGGCTCATTAA